TCGATAGCGTCAATGACTGGGCCAACAAAGGGTATGAAGTGGTGGTTTCCAACCCGGACTACGTCTATATGGACTTCCCGTACGAGGTGAACCCGGACGAGCGCGGTTACTACTGGGGCACCCGCTTCAGCGACGAGCGCAAAGTGTTCAGCTTCGCGCCGGATAACATGCCGCAGAACGCGGAAACCTCGGTCGACCGCGACGGCAACCACTTCAACGCCAAGAGCGACAAGCCGTGGCCGGGCGCCTACGGGCTGTCCGCTCAGCTGTGGAGCGAAACCCAGCGCACCGATCCGCAGATGGAATACATGATTTTCCCACGCGCGCTGTCGGTGGCTGAACGCGCCTGGCACCGCGCCGGTTGGGAGCAGGACTATCGCGCCGGCCGCGAATACAAAGGCGGGGAAACCCACTTTGTCGATACCAAGACGCTGGAGAAAGACTGGCTGCGCTTCGCCAATATCCTGGGGCAGCGTGAACTGGCCAAGCTGGACAAAGGCGGCGTCGCTTACCGTCTGCCGGTGCCGGGCGCACGCGTAGCGGGCGGCAAGCTGGAGGCGAATATCGCCCTGCCAGGGTTGGGCATCGAGTACTCCACCGACGGCGGTAAGCAGTGGCAACATTATGACGCCAAGGCCAAGCCGACGGTCTCGGGTGACGTTCAGGTGCGTTCGGTCAGCCCGGACGGCAAGCGCTACAGCCGCGCCGAGAAGGTCTAAGCTCGGTGCAATGGCCTGCTGCCCTGGCGGCGGCCGTATAACGAAGGGGGAATGCGTTCGCCCGCGCGTGTCGGCGTAGGGCGGACGTTGAAGTGAGAGGAGTACGTGGAGTCGCTGTGCCGCTGCAATTGTGATATTTCATGACATGATTTTCCCCGGCTTGTCCGGGGATTTTTTTGCCCGTTGCACGGCGGGCATAAAAAAACCGCCTCGGTGTGAGGCGGTTTTTCATAGCCGGTCAGGCTTATTTCTTGTCGTGCAGCGTTTCGTCTTCGCGGCAGTCACCGGTTTCACAGTGACCGTACAGATACAGGCTGTGGTTGGTGAGCTTGATGCCGTGTTGCTTGGCGATATCACGCTGGCGCACTTCGATGGATTCGTCGCTGAATTCGATCACTTTGCCACAGTCCAGGCAAATCAGGTGATCGTGGTGATGCTGTTGGGTCAGCTCGAACACGGACTTGCCGCCTTCGAAATTGTGACGTGTCACAATGCCCGCATCGTCAAACTGGTTCAGTACGCGATAAACCGTTGCCAACCCGATCTCTTCGCCCATATCAATCAGTTTTTTGTACAAATCTTCCGCACTGACGTGATGGCATTCCGGATTTTGCAGTACTTCCAGGATTTTGAGTCGCGGAAGCGTGACTTTTAAGCCGGCCTTCTTCAATGCGATGTTGTTGTCGGTCATGCGAATTCAGTCCTGTTACTATGCTAATCAAGTTGAGGCGTACTCGCCTGTGGCATCGGTCGGCACAAAGAGTTAATGCGTCTCATTATAGAACCGGTTGTACTAAATGGAAACCGCCGGTTGTTAACAAAGATATAATTGCACTATTGCATGTTTTGCATGCAACGCCTTGATGGGTGGGATAAAC
The sequence above is drawn from the Serratia sp. FDAARGOS_506 genome and encodes:
- the fur gene encoding ferric iron uptake transcriptional regulator, with product MTDNNIALKKAGLKVTLPRLKILEVLQNPECHHVSAEDLYKKLIDMGEEIGLATVYRVLNQFDDAGIVTRHNFEGGKSVFELTQQHHHDHLICLDCGKVIEFSDESIEVRQRDIAKQHGIKLTNHSLYLYGHCETGDCREDETLHDKK